The genomic DNA ATAACTACTGTATAAACCTAAAATATCTTCTTGAACTGCGGTTGGTAATTTTCCCAATCTAGGACGATGACTAAATTGACATAATGCTAAATAAACTAGCAAATCTTGACGACGTTTATCGGCGATCGCTTCCCATTCTTCTGAGTCTGTAGCTTTAATAATCACTTGAAAAGCTCGTCGTAAACTGCTAAATTGTTGACAAATTTCCTCGGCTTGGGGCAATTCATCCTTACTAGGAATTCTCCCCCGTTCCGTCATAAAATCCATCAGAGGAGTTAACAGTTCTCTATGTTCTTCAAATTTTTGTACACAAGCTCTAATTCTGGGAGTAGTAGAACGAGAACGGTAACGAGATGCACGGAATAATTCTGTTGCAGATGGATCTCGAAAAACAAAATAAACACCTAAAGCTGCGGGGATAGCATCAACTCCCAAAACTTGATCAATATAGGTTTTTAATTCTTCTTGTTCATAGTATTTTTGAAAAGTATTTCTTCTAGTGATCACACCGTCACCATAAGCCATAATACCTTTTTTGGAGTCAGCAATTAAAACCTGAGCGGATACTAACATAACTTTTTGCGTCAGTTCCCAGGCTTTGATTAGTGCTTCTCGACGTTCACTTTGGTTTTCGATCACGTTAATAACAAAACCAATATTGACAATATCCGCAGCTATTAGGGGATGATCTGATAAGTAGTAAGGATCCCATCCGTTACTAGAATAACCTTGATTGGCAATACGTTTCATATCTCCGCCATGTCCACAACCATAGTCAAAAAACGTGGTTTCTGGAGTAAAAAAACCTGCATCTAAGGCTAAACGTAAAGGACGGGAAAAGTCATGACGAATTATAGCTGCTTTATGTCTTTCTATTTTCGGTATTAAGTTGTCTGGAACGGTATTAGTATTTTTTTTAACTAAACTGTGTCCATGTATTTCTACTCCATAAATTTGTAACCTTTTTTCCCAGCCTAATTTTGTGCCAATACCCCTGGTGTTGTTCAGTAAACCTAAATCTTCTTGGGCGCGAGTAAGGTCTGCAAATTCTTGATAGAGAGGATAGTCAGGAGTAACAAAGGTTTCTTTGCGATGGAGAATGGGAGGGTTTTCTGTATCTGTGTAATCTCGATGATTAAAAGTGAGATTTTCTACATCAACTTGAATGCTAGATTGTAAGGCAGGGTGAGGATCTATATCAAAGTCAGGATAAAATAAATAGGATATTTTAGGTTTACTGGTACTAAATTTAACTATAGTTGCTTTTTCACTTTGAGGAGCTAAACTGCGAGCGATGCTTTCATAATGTTGAAGTTGGATGTCAAGGGTATGGATTGCCAAAATATGGATATAAAAAGCATCTGGAAGAAGTTTGCCATACTGACTGCTGTAGCAACGAGCAGCGATCGCACTAAGAGAAATTTGATCTGGAGTTGGGAAAATTTCCTCAAGGTTGTTCAAGCTGTCGTTAGGCTTAACTATTGCACTCATGAGTATAAAACCACTGGGAAAAACTGATTAGCAGGGACATTTTGATATTAATTGTCTAATCATAATTATGAATTTTATATTTTTCGTAATCAATAAGATTTATTATGAAGGAAGTGAGTATTATTAAAAATTACTATCACCATAATTTTAGTTAAGTTTCTGATTCTCTAGCAGCGTTAGTCAAGTAATACTACTTTAGTAGTTAGTAACTTTAAATACTAATTAATTATCTTTTTTCATAGCTAAATCGTGGTTTTACCCGGTTTTTGCTAGGGTAAACGGCTTAATATTGCCAATATAGCTGATATGTGTGTTTATTATTGGTAGATGAACAGAATGATATAATCGGATACTACCTTATTTTATTGTAGATAGTTGTAAATCGCAATTTCATAAGTTAACTTTTGTAAAGTAAGTTGGTGAAAAGTAGCAATTTTTAATCTTAATAACGATATAAATATCTTTATTAAGAAGTCTTTGATAATAGTGATCTTAACTTGTACATTTATGTCATCAGCTCATATCAAAATTGTGTAACCTGGAAAAAACTCAGCTAATAATTTAATAGAGGTCTGATGACTCCTACAATTATGCGTCAACTCTGGTCTATAGTTGAAGCAGCGCAAACTGTGACTCTTTTGCAAATGGATGATGCCAGCTTGGTACAATGGCTAGTCAAACAAACCACAAAGCAAACTTTGTTAAATCCCGATGAAACAGATTTTCTTTGTGACTATGTTAGCGCTCGACTCAATCTTATTCGTGATCTTGCCTATGAACGTCAGCAGTCGTAAACAGGTGACAGTGAACAGACTGACAACTGACTACTGACTTTGTGGTAAATAACCTTCAACTAAACAGTCAGAACCGACAACACGCCAACTCACATTTTCTAAAGACAAAGCCTCAGTCATAGAGGTAAAACCTAAGTCACCTACGGGTGTAGGAGCATAACTACCACCAATGATTTTGGGAGCGATAAACGCGAGGATTTTTTGGACTGCTTTTTGGGCGATCGCCTTAGCTGCTAAAGTACCACCGCATTCCCACAGCACAGCACAAAAACCACGCTCATATAGATAAGCCATGACATGATCCGGTGTCAGTAATGGAAATTCCACAACTTCCACACCCTTATTGAGTAAAAGCTTTTGAAAATCTAGTGAACTGCCCACCTCGGTTAAAACCACGGTTGGAGCTGCTGCGACTTCCCATAAATGGGCATTTTCCGGCAAACTGAGACTGCGACTCATAACCACCCGTAGAGGATTATATCCTTCCTGTTGATGAGTAGTGAGGTAAGGATTATCCTGTCTCACAGTATTTCCACCAACAATCACAGCATCACAAGCAGCCCGGAGTTGATGTACCTCATTGCGGGCTTCTGAATTTGTAATCCAAGCACTATGTCCAGAACTGGTAGCAATTTTGCCATCTAGAGTCATAGCATACTTTAAAATTCCCAAAGGTCGTTTGTGGAGGATACGATGGATAAAACCTTCATTAAGTTGACGACAAGCGTCCTCTTCCACCCCCACAACCACCTCAATTCCCGCAGCACGTAAGCGAGCAATACCGCCGCCAGCTACTAAGGGGTTAGGATCAACCATACCCACGACAACCTTAGATACACCAGCCTTGACTAAACCTTCAGAGCAGGGTGGAGTACGTCCGTAGTGGTTACAGGG from Okeanomitos corallinicola TIOX110 includes the following:
- a CDS encoding DNA phosphorothioation-associated putative methyltransferase — encoded protein: MSAIVKPNDSLNNLEEIFPTPDQISLSAIAARCYSSQYGKLLPDAFYIHILAIHTLDIQLQHYESIARSLAPQSEKATIVKFSTSKPKISYLFYPDFDIDPHPALQSSIQVDVENLTFNHRDYTDTENPPILHRKETFVTPDYPLYQEFADLTRAQEDLGLLNNTRGIGTKLGWEKRLQIYGVEIHGHSLVKKNTNTVPDNLIPKIERHKAAIIRHDFSRPLRLALDAGFFTPETTFFDYGCGHGGDMKRIANQGYSSNGWDPYYLSDHPLIAADIVNIGFVINVIENQSERREALIKAWELTQKVMLVSAQVLIADSKKGIMAYGDGVITRRNTFQKYYEQEELKTYIDQVLGVDAIPAALGVYFVFRDPSATELFRASRYRSRSTTPRIRACVQKFEEHRELLTPLMDFMTERGRIPSKDELPQAEEICQQFSSLRRAFQVIIKATDSEEWEAIADKRRQDLLVYLALCQFSHRPRLGKLPTAVQEDILGLYSSYKQACLDADQMLRSLGNTELIIKRCQESKIGKKLANSLLVHISALQSLDPLLRLYEGCASRTIGRLEEANVIKFHLQTPKISYLVYSEFDTEAHPTLSRSMTIDLRDLHVSYKEYDIDPPILHQLETLVTPDYPQYEKIAQLTMQEQERGLLDNLHSIRNLSGWRKCLEEHFTTVKGYKLYWCKDADPYKLKLFKNAMINRKKEREKEIELLENNSVTATNGDDN
- the ribD gene encoding bifunctional diaminohydroxyphosphoribosylaminopyrimidine deaminase/5-amino-6-(5-phosphoribosylamino)uracil reductase RibD yields the protein MLSSEFDSLMMQRCLQLAGRALGRTSPNPLVGAVVVKDGEIVGEGFHPRAGEPHAEVFALQAAGEKARGATIYVSLEPCNHYGRTPPCSEGLVKAGVSKVVVGMVDPNPLVAGGGIARLRAAGIEVVVGVEEDACRQLNEGFIHRILHKRPLGILKYAMTLDGKIATSSGHSAWITNSEARNEVHQLRAACDAVIVGGNTVRQDNPYLTTHQQEGYNPLRVVMSRSLSLPENAHLWEVAAAPTVVLTEVGSSLDFQKLLLNKGVEVVEFPLLTPDHVMAYLYERGFCAVLWECGGTLAAKAIAQKAVQKILAFIAPKIIGGSYAPTPVGDLGFTSMTEALSLENVSWRVVGSDCLVEGYLPQSQ